From the Aphelocoma coerulescens isolate FSJ_1873_10779 chromosome 23, UR_Acoe_1.0, whole genome shotgun sequence genome, the window AGCAATATTCTGGGACTCCCTGAGGCTGTATCACACCAGGATCCTGCAGTGGCAGCACCGGTCAATCCACTTGTGCTAAGGCAAACTGGAAGGGGGTGGTgcagggggcacgggggggccaCAGGGCCGTGGCGGGACAGAGCCTgttgtaaggaaaaaaagaaaaaaaaaaaaaaaaggaaaaaaatttgtatAAAGACGTTATTTTTGTACTACATCGGAACTACTCCTGCATGTCGGCAATAAAACTTCATATGACAGCCCAGCGACCccacagggaagggaggggtgggacgggggattttggggtgctgatGTGCTCTGGGAGATGTACAGGAGTGGGAGGGGCCAGGCTCCAGGAGCAGCGGCCCTGAGTGGCCCCATGGGACGCCATACCCTGTCCTGCCCCAAGGCCCAGTGCCCTGAGTCAGCCACTGAGCCTGTCCGGACGGCCCAGTCCAGCCTGGAGTGGCCACTGGGGACTGGTGGGATGTGGAGCCTCGTGTCCCCGAGGTCTGGCCCCACCAGCCCTGGCACGTCCTACACCTCGGCCAGGACCAGGCACTGCCCGTGGCCACAGCTGCTTCGGGGCCATCAGGGCAGCACCTTGCATGTCCCCCACCTCCGTGGGGCTGGCACCAACCCCGGCAGCCTCCTCAAACCCATCGCGACTGCCGGGCCTGAGCTGAGgccgagcccccccagcccggggggctTGCCTTGGGTCCggcactgccagcccagccTAGGCCTGGCGTGGCTGGATGGGCGCTGGACAAGGCTGGGACAGGGCCTGGAGCTGCCCGTGGCCCCGCTCCGGGGCGGTTCCACTGCAGGGCCGAGCGTGGCGTCCCGGGGGAGCGGGacgagccccggccccgcgccccgctcAGCACCGGCCGGAGCTGCCATTGGCTCCGGCAGGAGCGCTGACCGCCAGCCGCCTCCGAACTATTTCCTGTTGCTGCAGCATTAATGCTAAACAGACCTTGCTCTCTCTTCCCTCGCTCCAGCCAAAGTGCAgcggctccgccgccgccgccgccttccCACCCCGGTGAGTACCAGCCCCGCGGACCGCGTGGGGCGCAGCACTGGGCGCCCTGAGGGACCTCAACCCGCGGCCACCCAGCCCCGACGGCCACAGCGGCTGTCGTGGCTCGGTCCCGTCCCGGCTCAGGTGCTCTGGCGTTGGGGGACGCGGGGCTGGTGGACGCGGGAGCAGTGCGGGGACACGGGGGCTGAGGGCACAGGGCTCGGTGACACACAGCTCGGGCTGTGGGGACGTAGCGGTTGAGGATGCGGAGCAGGCGGCTTGGGGACGCGGTGTAGTGCTCGGGGACGCAGCACTGAGCGACTCGGGGCTCGGCTCTTGGGGACGCTTGGGGACCCGCAAGGCCCtacagccagcccagccctcatCAGCACCCTGCCACCggcgggggtccctggggtcccATGGTGGGGCTgtgcccctccagccccacagcagccccttgccagggcaggggatggCCGTGCAGCTGCTCCACGGGGAGGGCACCCGCCCCTCCAAGGGACCCTGGTGGCcttgttttggggtgtcccactAGGGAGGCTGCCCAGCGCCGGGTCGTGCCGCGGCCCCTCAGCTCTGGACTATCCGGGATGGTTTTGCTGATGTGTCACATTTTCTGCATTGCTTTCCTCATTCCTCCCTCCCTGGAGCCGTTTCTGGGAATGAGCTCGTCCCCTGCCAGGGCCGAATTTCCTCCTGCCCGCTGTCCTGCCTCCCATCCTTCCCACGGCCGTACTGGCCATCCTTCCCGCTGTCCTGCCTCTCATCCTGACCGCTGTCTTGTCCTGGTGGCCATTGCACTTTGCCTGGCCTTGTCCCTGCACTGCAGGGCCCCACGGCAAAGGGccaaggctggagctgggccggAGCAGTGtgggggacagggactgggacagggacactgcccCAGGAGCGTGTGTGGAGCACGTGTGTGCACACGGGCACGGGCAGCtctggctcccagcagcaccGGCAGCCTGGTGCTGGGACCCTGCTCTGCCCCGTGGCCATGGGCGGGCAGGGGACAGAAAGCCTGGCCCGGTGCCACAGATCCACCCGGTGCCGTGTCCAGGAGGAGCCGTTCCGTCCCGCTCCCTCAGGAAGGACGGAGGGCGCCGGGAGTGGGGCGGCTCCAGCTCTGCGTCTGTGGGGTTCCAGCCCTGGAtggagcagcccagcccaggcacGAACCCCGGCTCGGCTGGAGCTCAGCGAGGAGCCCCTGGGTGCACGGCCTTGAAAGGGACAGGAGACTGGGGGGGAGGGTCCCAGTCCTCTGTAGAGCCGTGCTCAGCCCGTGTCCCGCAGATGCCAAGCATGTGCCGTCCTTGGAGCCGCTGAGAACCGCCAGGCACAGGATGGAGAGTCGCCGgagggacatggagctgctcaGCAACAGCATGGCCGCGTACGCCCACATCCGAGGTGAGCCAGGACGCGTCTGGGGGACCCCCGGGGCCATCGCGGGCCCCCGGCAGGCGCAGGCAGGTCCCTCACCCTCTCTGTTCCCCCCGCAGCCAACCCCGAGAGCTTCGGGCTCTACTTCGTGCTGGGCGTCTGCTTCGGGCTGGTGCTCACGCTGTGCCTGCTGGTGCTGCGCTTGTCCTGCCGGCCCTCCCCGCGGCCCCCGGCGCGCCCCGGCGACCTCagcgaggacgaggaggacgacgaggaggacgaggacgaagAGGACACCGTCGACCGCGCAGCGTCTGAGTCGCTGCTGCCGGTGACCGAGATCCCGCTGGAGAGCCACGGCCCCGGGGACGGGGCGCTGGCCGTGAATGTGTTCGCGTCGGCCGAGGAGCTGGAGCGGGCGCAGCGGCTGGAGGAGCGTGAGCGCATCATCCGCGAGATCTGGCGAAACGGGCAGCCCGACATCCTGGGCTCCGGCACCATCGGCACCCTGGGCCGCGTCCACTACTACTGAGCCCGGCAGCTGCCCTGGCACGGTGTCTGCTCCCCCACAGCTGATCCCACACCGTGCCAGGAGGGACCAGGAGGACAGGGGGGCTGCTCACTGCCcctgagctggcagagctgccctggaCTGTCCCTGCACCACAGAGAGCCAGACCCCGGTGTCACGGGCACCCCCGGGGCTGGACTCGCCCCCGCCGCTGTGGGACACGATGCACTTTGAGCCATTGGTACGACGGCTGGCACCAGCCGAGCAGCCCcgggacacgcggggacagggacaaggacagggcaGCCCTTGCTGCCCGGCTCAGCCGGGATCTGGCGGGGGGTTCACCCCGtggggcagggccgggctgtACGTCCGTGTGAGCCGTGGGCTCCTGCCCCACAAACATGGTGCTGTTGTACACGAACTAGAGCCCAGCGTGGCGAATCCGGCGTTTTGGGGGGCCCTGGACACAGGGACGGCCTCGGCCCCTCCCCGCGCCAATTCCCTTCCCGGCCCCACTAAAATTAGCCGGGTCTTTTCCGGCACCGCCCGCCGTGACCCAGCGCCCTCCGGCCGGACCAGGGCGGATGTTCCCGCTGGACTCCGGGCCGgccgctgctccccagggatgctgcagctcccGCCGGGCTGAGCCGCATCCTgcccccctcccagcccagccccgcggGGTGCGGGCCcccgctgccccctccccggcaGCTTTATAAAAATAGCTCCTTCCCAGGCTGGttccccgccgccgccagcgccaGCAGCATCCAGATGTTTTCCAGATGTTCTCCTGTGGCTGGAGGCCAGGatgtgccggggctggggctaGGGCTGGGACTGGATTTGGCCTGGGAAACTGTGCGGGggtggagggggaggaggaggcccTGTCACAGCCCCGCCGCGGGCCCTGGTGGGACCCCTGGTGCCATGGTGGGACCCTTTGTGCCCGGCAggaccagcccagccctccaggGACATGGCAGCCAacagcagagccctgagcaGCCCCCACACAGCACTCTGTACCCAAAAtagtttattttaaacaatttctGTAGGTCCAGGGGCTGTTATGCCTCAAGGAGCAGTacctgggtgtggggtgagCCTTTGTACCCGATGGGTGCAGAACCAGGCTGGGCGCAGCAAGGTCGGGGGGCACAGGGCACCATGTGCCACCCACCTGCCCCGTGCCATGGGTGGGCACCACAGCCCCCCCACACTAACAGGGCAGCCCCTTCCTCACCCGCTCGATCTCCACCTGTGGGGAGAGGCTGTGATtgttggggggcacaggggaccccaGCACGAGGCAACCCCTGCCAGGGACTCACCTGCAGTGCCTGGCGCTGGGCccgctcctggcacagctcctgccgCAGGTCCAGCAGGTCCCGCCTGCAACATGCCAGGAtggctcagctggggccagaACAAGCAGCAAAGAGCCAGGAGCCACTGGggaccccctggcacccccaccCCCACTCACAGGTGCTGGACTCGCATCAGGTCCACAAGGATGTGCAGGGTCCGGACTTCGGCCTTCAGGTCCTCCAGGGCCAGTGACCTCCCCTCCGACCCCTCTgacacctccagcccttccatgCTCCATGGCAGGACAGGTGCCTGCCCCATGCTGGCGACAGGGGCACAGAGCCCAGCATGTGGCAGCCCCCGGGGCTGCTCCCCACCGCAGGGACTCCCCCCACTCCCCAGGGCGATGCTGGGTGGCCGCTGGCCGGGTACTCGTGGCCGTGTGGCTgtggggtggctcagcctggctgtggTAACTGACACCACGTTGAAGCCGTTGGCATCTGCCAAAGAAAGAACAGGAATCAGCATCTGGTGCTAGGCAGGGCCTGGCCACCCTGCAGCCCCCTGCGTGGCCCCTGGATCCTACCTGGGTCACCGGCTCTGCTCCGCTCCATGTCAGCTgaggtgctgggctgggagtcactgggcctggggacagcagaggtGTGAAgtggcacagccagggagctgccagccaTGGCCACAAACATGGCCCCAGCACTGGGACATCACAGTGGCCCTggacagcccagcacagccacgTGTTTCTTACTTGGTGGCCAGCATGGGGGCTGGTTTGGTCTTGGCAGGAacggggggagcaggagccaTCCTCTTGGTGAGTGGGAGCTTGGTCGGCTCCATCCTCGCTggtgctgggagctctggggagaggaggcaggagcagggctggggcataCACTGTCAGACGAGAGTGGGGCAGGAAGCGCTTCCTGCTGGAGACATGCCCTGGCCCAGGGGGCCTGTCCCAGgcacatccctgtccttccctcccctccagcccagggCTCACCCAGGGGGCTCCCTGTCCTCACCCTCCTTGTCCTTCGCTGTggttgcagctgctgaggagcgAAGGGGCTCGGGGAAGGACCCTTGTTACAGCCTCTCCCCGCCCCACATCAGCCCCGCACCAGCCCCACTGTGGTTGGCGCTTCCTCTGTGTGTGGTGGAGCAGGCGGCTGCAAAGCTCCCCTGAGCACCAGCACCGCGGCACGGGCAGGATGTCATCCCGCCACcatccacagcacagcagcatcccTGTACCGCTGAACCCTGGGGTCACACCAGGACAAGACCACTGGCATGGTGGGATACAGGACATAAGGCCACGGACATGTGCCCATGGACCACCCTGTTCTCCTGGCAGGCGCCCCGTCCCCATGGCAGGCCCCTCTGCCCCCATGGTTGGCCACGCTGTCACTGTGGTGGGTCACCATGTCCCCATGGTGggccagcagccctgctgctgcctggtccctgctgctgccaccagcacagcccctgtcACAGAGGCCTCGCAGACACCAAAAACGGTGCTGGTATTACCCACCCAAAGATACGGCGGAAGCCCCGAGGGCTGCGGGGATGAGGACACCCCTATCCAAGGCCCCAGTGCTCCTTGCGTTCCCAGGCGCAAGGGTGATAGTGCCCAGCATCCTGCCAGCCCCTCACTGGCAGCCCTCCTGGGCCCCAGggcatggcacagccctggagcagcgCGATCACACGCAGGTGCTGCCGTTGGGATGATCCCCGTGCGCCGCACCCTCGGAGCCGCGGCTGCTTCCTCTTACCTGCCGCTGTGGGGCTGCCCCCGAGGCCGAGCGGTGCCGTGCTGTGCCAGGCTCCCCCGGGCCCACACCGCACACGTGATGCCGGAGGAAATCGGCTCGGCGCTGGGAAGGAAGTTGAAGCAGAGAGCACCTCGGTGCTGGTCCATCCCACATCCCTGTGCCCCACCGGGGACTCCGGCTCCCCGGCCCAGCCGCCTCCCCGAACCCACCTCACACCCGCCCGCGGGACTGCCCGGCCATCCTGGCAGGACACCGAGGCTCCCGGCACCGGATGGACACCAGGGCCGGACTCACTGGACTCTGTGTGCTgggacagcactgccagcttcAGCTGTGGAAGAGGGTTTGGGTGAGGGTGGGCTTGGAGGGCACTGGGCACTGGGACGGCAGGCAGGGACCGCTGGCACGGCAGAGCCCCACAGAGCCCTGCGTCTCCCCTGGACACCTCCAGCTTGGAGCCCCCACCCACCTTCTCcggccctgggcagggctgggccatCTGTGCCACCGCGGTGTCTCGGTGCTGGCCCTGCAtggacagggctgtgggaggagccgGGGCCAGCGCCGTGCGAAGCGAGGCGCCAGGGCAGGACCGCAGCCGGCCCGGGGTGACAGCTCACACTCACCCGGCTCTCACAGAGGTTCTGGCACAGAGGGGAAGTGAAACCCCAACCACAGAAGGGCTGAAACCCACAGACCGCGAGCGCATGGGGTGGTGCGGCCACGCTGCTGCTGTCCCTCCGCAGGGCCTGAAGGGTCAGTGTGACACAGGGATCCTGGCTGGTCCCAGCCCGTGCCTGGTCCAGGAGACAGCATGGATATTCCTTTTGGCCAAAGGCAACTGACCCAGCAATACCgaactgggagcagggagtggggctgggaatCAGCCCTGGGGCAGAGAAGGATGGCAGAACAGAGGTTGTGTTGCAGACCAggaggctgtgccaggcaggtGTGGCCACTCAGGCCAAGGAGCTGGGAACACTAGGCACCCGTTTCCTCAGGCTGGCTCAAGGTTGAGTGTGAAGGGAAGCACCAGCCGTTAACCCACGGCACTGGCCCAACAGCTCTTGGCCAACACCGTTACCCCACAGCAGCCAGGAaagctgctctgcctgtgggCACCCCCTGAACTCCCCCAAAGGCTGCACACCCAGCAGCCCCTAGAGCAGCCTCGCTTGACACGGCAGCGATGGAAAAGCAGCTGTTGCTGGGCACCAGCGAGGACAGCACACGGGGCTGCAGCTACACAGCACCGGGACAGGCCCGTGTGAGCTCCTGGGAGGAGCCCGGGTGTGGGAAGGATGGAGCTGGTCCTGTGCACGGGTGACACAATCCCTGCTGGCAGCGGGCTGGGGAAGGGCCCAGGGCTATGTCACCCCTGGCCCCAGGCAATTACTGCCAGAACAGGGGCTGAAAGATCTTTTAATGCATAAAACCCAACAGGGAGTTGTGCCCCTGACTCCCCCAGCGACTCAGGACACAAACCAAGCAGAGTTACACCTACGacttattttattgtattttatttgcatAAACAAACTTCGGGGCTTTGCTAAACAGGAACTGTTCAAgtcaaaacaaaccaaactctAGCTGGTGTGTGGGGAACAGCACAGCAATcctggggagagggacagggggaGCACGGGCACGACTGTGACTCCCCGCCCAGGCTCACGACCTGGCCGGGAACCCtccacaaactgctccagaaTATCTTTTAAGTACaagataaaaagaaatgcaCCCTAAGGGCCATCCTCAACCAGCTCAGGAGGAATCTGCCTTTTGGTTTtataaaaagattaataaaaaatattgaaaaattcTCATCTCTGTTTATATTTTTCCCCAAGAAGAATTCGGAAGTTCCTTAGAAAACTGTGTCACCTTGGAAAGGGCACTCGGGTCACAaccagctgcagggaggagacACAAATGCTACAAGCAGTTTGGGGTCCAGCACACACCAGGCCTAATAGTGAACACAAACAGTGGCCAGAAGTagggtgtaatttttttttctcttttaaaccatgctaattttgttaatttccaacataaaaggaaaacaatcatTTTTAAAAGGCCCTAAACTCAACtgttacataaaaaaaaagtttaaaaaaaaaaaaaaggtcatagGAGTTTGGTCCCAACAAGTGAACGTTTAGATGTTTACTCACATGCTTCATTGTTTTCTTATTTATAAGAACCAAAAATAGTTTCCAAAATTATCTCTGAATTGATGTTGCTACGTATGTAAAGGCCTAAAATAAGCAGAATTTAGAAAACTGAATATACAATAAGGGAGGAAAATTTGAGCGGGCGAGTGAACCCCGACTGTCACTGGGTCAAATtataaaagagaaacaaaatgtcAGGACTGGTGGGGTCAGGTGAGCACAAACTGAAACCACATCGTCCTCAAAGCCTGTTACCAAAAAATAACCGACCATCCATAAGGTcacaaagaagggaaaaatctggGGTCTCACCCAGCGCTTGACCGTATCCAGTCCAGAAGGGAAGTCTTTGGGAAGAGAAACTCCAGGAGTGGATCCGAGCGTAAATGATGGATCAGTCCCAGTCCGTGCTTGGGGAGGCTGAACTCTGGAAATGCAGTTAAATAACGTCGGGATGGTTTCcgagctgctctccagggctCTGCTCAGCACGTGGGGATCACCCTGACaccccagcaccagcctgacccctcccctcctgccagggcTCCCAGAACCGCGCAGACCCCGCGGCTACTCGGCCGTCGTCTGCAGGGCGTCCTTTTCCTCCCGGTTTTCCGTTCCGCTTTCGTCGTCTTCGatttctccctcttccccacTGAACTTGTCATGAGCCCACTTGGGGCTGGTGCTGGACTTGCGGAACATGAAGCGGCCTCTTCCCCGGGGGAAGGCGCCGCGGCCGCGGCCCCTGTTCACCCACTTGTCCGTGCCCTCGCCCTCGCGGTCGTCGTGCTGCACGGGAAGCCAAGGACAGCAGGTGAGACAGGCTGGCACCGCCCTGCACCGCGCCTCTGCAACCGCCCTTTGGGATCCACTTAATGGGAACCACTCTACAGGGAGCAGGAACAAGCTCTCTTTaggcaggagccagcagctTCCTGTGAAGCATCACCCGAAGCCCTACCTGGTGTGTCGGTGACAGCTGGTGGCCCCAAAGCACCTGAGACCGGACACACCTGGAGCACGTGGGTGTCTCAGCACCCAGGTACGTACCAAGTAGTACTTCTTGCTCTTAGGCGTGTACTCGGGATCCcactcctcctccctgctccgCTTCTGGAAGTCATTGTTGCCGCcgctgttgctgttgttgttgccTGAAAAGTTGCCTCTGCCCCATCCTCTCCCTCGAGCTCTGAACTGCTGCAACAGCAACACAGGGGAGAAAAATAGAACGGCTGCAGAGGCGGCACCCTCGCACCCCAGTCAGCTTCCAGAGGTCCAACACCCCTTCCCTGATCATCCAAAACATCTTAAAAACCTACCACTAAAGCAACAGGACAGCacagttttgggtttttagttCATCTGATCACACAGCACATCACAGTCCCTATAAAGCTGCTGAAGATCAGGTAGAGGCATTTCCAGGGCAAGCCCAAGCAGGTGAGACCCCTCTGTACATGGACCGCAAACATGAGCGTGGCCAAGCCCCAACAGAAGCACGGCCTGTGCCCATCGGGCTGCTCAGCATCACTAACACAAAGAAACTTCCAGGCTTTGTGCTGCTCCTCCCATCTGGGATTTGCCACCCACAGAACATCCCCAGCAGCCTGGTTCATGCCTCAGACCTGGAGTGATCCAACTAGAGCTCATCACCCACAACCAGCCATTGCCTCAAAGCTGCCCTGGAGGAGAAGCCCCAACTGAAGGAGTAACAACAAAACAGCCATTCCTGCCCACTTTGGGAATCAGCCCTCGGGACAGGGGTGGAGAACATTTGGGGCAGGTGTGGAGAACACTTACAAAGGTTCCTCTCGCTCTTCCTCTCTCATTTGGACCAGTGAATTCCTTAGTTCCAAGCCGGGACTTGTCAAAGCCTGTGGagctctcctccctctcctcagtctcctcaGGATACTCCTCTGCTTTGACTGAATGAGAGGACCACGAAGACGATGAGCTGGATCTGGACCTCTCCCGCACCCGTCGGTGTTTCCTGTTTCAGTGATGGGAA encodes:
- the EVA1B gene encoding protein eva-1 homolog B isoform X1; translation: MLNRPCSLFPRSSQSAAAPPPPPPSHPDAKHVPSLEPLRTARHRMESRRRDMELLSNSMAAYAHIRANPESFGLYFVLGVCFGLVLTLCLLVLRLSCRPSPRPPARPGDLSEDEEDDEEDEDEEDTVDRAASESLLPVTEIPLESHGPGDGALAVNVFASAEELERAQRLEERERIIREIWRNGQPDILGSGTIGTLGRVHYY
- the EVA1B gene encoding protein eva-1 homolog B isoform X2; amino-acid sequence: MESRRRDMELLSNSMAAYAHIRANPESFGLYFVLGVCFGLVLTLCLLVLRLSCRPSPRPPARPGDLSEDEEDDEEDEDEEDTVDRAASESLLPVTEIPLESHGPGDGALAVNVFASAEELERAQRLEERERIIREIWRNGQPDILGSGTIGTLGRVHYY
- the LOC138122001 gene encoding CD2-associated protein-like isoform X1, whose amino-acid sequence is MQGQHRDTAVAQMAQPCPGPEKVGGGSKLEVSRGDAGLCGALPCQRSLPAVPVPSALQAHPHPNPLPQLKLAVLSQHTESSESGPGVHPVPGASVSCQDGRAVPRAGVRWVRGGGWAGEPESPVGHRDVGWTSTEVLSASTSFPAPSRFPPASRVRCGPGGAWHSTAPLGLGGSPTAAELPAPARMEPTKLPLTKRMAPAPPVPAKTKPAPMLATKPSDSQPSTSADMERSRAGDPDANGFNVVSVTTARLSHPTATRPRVPGQRPPSIALGSGGSPCGGEQPRGLPHAGLCAPVASMGQAPVLPWSMEGLEVSEGSEGRSLALEDLKAEVRTLHILVDLMRVQHLRDLLDLRQELCQERAQRQALQVSPWQGLPRAGVPCAPQQSQPLPTGGDRAGEEGAALLVWGGCGAHPWHGAGGWHMVPCAPRPCCAQPGSAPIGYKGSPHTQVLLLEA
- the LOC138122001 gene encoding SH3 domain-containing kinase-binding protein 1-like isoform X2, which encodes MQGQHRDTAVAQMAQPCPGPEKVGGGSKLEVSRGDAGLCGALPCQRSLPAVPVPSALQAHPHPNPLPQLKLAVLSQHTESSESGPGVHPVPGASVSCQDGRAVPRAGVRWVRGGGWAGEPESPVGHRDVGWTSTEVLSASTSFPAPSRFPPASRVRCGPGGAWHSTAPLGLGGSPTAAELPAPARMEPTKLPLTKRMAPAPPVPAKTKPAPMLATKPSDSQPSTSADMERSRAGDPDANGFNVVSVTTARLSHPTATRPRVPGQRPPSIALGSGGSPCGGEQPRGLPHAGLCAPVASMGQAPVLPWSMEGLEVSEGSEGRSLALEDLKAEVRTLHILVDLMRVQHLRDLLDLRQELCQERAQRQALQVEIERVRKGLPC